In one Sphingobacterium daejeonense genomic region, the following are encoded:
- a CDS encoding arylsulfatase: MRKYPLLFGLVLLSVCLFGQSKKPNIVLILADDLGYGDLGPYGQKKIETPTIDSLAKKGMLFTDFYAGAPVCAPSRSALMTGQHTGHTYIRGNKEIQPEGQEPLAQNIETFAMALKDAGYKTGAFGKWGLGMVGTSGDPLKKGFDEFYGYNCQRQSHRYYPTHLWDNDQKVELKGNENLMKTEVYAPALIQQKALTFIHNYRDAPIFLFVPTVLPHAELIVPDDEIFRKYDGKFEEKPFKGSPYGPNASSGYTSQEKPRATFAAMVERLDQQVLQILGALEEEGMLENTIFILTSDNGSHREGGADPDFFNSSGPFRGNKRDLYEGGVRVPFIVQWPGKIKENSVSAHVAAFWDIAPTLLEAAGAKQLKNTDGISFLPTLLGKKNQKQHEYLYWEFHEQGGKQGIRIGDYKAIRLNAKGNPNAEIAIYHLPTDIAEKNNIAEKHPELVEKAKKIMKEARTESEVFPFSGQ; the protein is encoded by the coding sequence ATGCGCAAATATCCTTTGTTGTTTGGGTTGGTCCTATTATCGGTCTGTCTGTTTGGGCAATCGAAAAAACCTAATATCGTTCTTATCCTCGCGGATGATTTGGGATATGGAGACTTAGGTCCTTACGGTCAAAAAAAAATTGAAACACCGACAATTGACTCTTTGGCTAAGAAGGGGATGTTGTTCACTGATTTTTATGCGGGAGCTCCTGTATGTGCACCTTCCAGGTCTGCATTGATGACCGGACAGCATACAGGACATACCTACATCCGAGGTAACAAAGAAATCCAACCCGAAGGACAAGAACCTTTGGCCCAAAATATTGAAACCTTTGCCATGGCTTTAAAAGATGCCGGGTATAAAACAGGAGCTTTCGGTAAATGGGGACTAGGTATGGTTGGAACATCTGGAGATCCCCTGAAAAAAGGATTTGATGAATTCTATGGCTACAACTGTCAAAGGCAGTCCCACCGCTATTACCCAACCCACCTGTGGGATAATGATCAAAAAGTAGAATTGAAAGGCAATGAAAACTTGATGAAAACGGAGGTTTATGCGCCAGCATTGATTCAACAAAAAGCATTGACCTTTATCCATAACTATAGAGATGCACCGATTTTCTTGTTTGTCCCAACAGTTTTGCCACATGCTGAATTGATCGTTCCTGACGATGAAATATTCAGAAAATACGATGGCAAATTTGAAGAAAAACCTTTCAAAGGGAGTCCTTATGGTCCAAACGCAAGCTCGGGATACACAAGCCAAGAAAAACCGCGCGCAACATTTGCTGCAATGGTGGAAAGATTAGACCAACAGGTTCTACAGATCCTCGGCGCATTGGAAGAAGAAGGAATGTTGGAAAATACCATCTTCATCCTAACCAGTGACAATGGTTCGCACCGTGAAGGTGGTGCTGACCCTGACTTCTTCAATAGCTCTGGACCATTCAGAGGTAACAAACGCGACCTTTACGAAGGCGGCGTTCGAGTACCCTTCATTGTGCAATGGCCAGGCAAAATAAAGGAAAATTCCGTATCTGCACATGTGGCTGCATTTTGGGACATCGCCCCAACTTTATTGGAAGCTGCCGGAGCAAAACAATTAAAGAATACAGATGGCATCAGTTTCTTACCTACACTTTTGGGGAAGAAGAACCAAAAACAACACGAATACCTCTACTGGGAATTTCATGAGCAAGGTGGAAAACAAGGAATCCGAATAGGAGACTACAAAGCAATTCGACTCAATGCAAAAGGAAATCCCAACGCCGAAATTGCCATCTACCACCTGCCGACCGATATAGCCGAAAAAAATAATATCGCAGAAAAGCACCCGGAACTAGTCGAAAAAGCCAAAAAAATCATGAAGGAAGCAAGAACAGAAAGTGAGGTATTTCCTTTCTCTGGACAGTAG
- a CDS encoding 7-carboxy-7-deazaguanine synthase QueE — MSNQVPEDGTFLPLMEEFYTIQGEGYHTGKAAYFIRLGGCDVGCHWCDVKESWDAELHPLTSADVIVEHALQHPAKTVVITGGEPLLYNLTYLTQKLKEAGIKIFLETSGAYPLTGYWDWICLSPKKFKGPREDVLSAAGELKVIVFNKSDFQWAEDHAKFVNANCKLYLQPEWSKAAEMTPLIIDYVKDNPKWEISLQTHKYLNIP, encoded by the coding sequence ATGTCAAATCAAGTTCCAGAAGACGGCACATTCCTACCATTAATGGAGGAGTTTTACACGATACAGGGGGAAGGATATCATACCGGGAAAGCTGCATATTTCATTCGTTTGGGCGGATGTGACGTAGGTTGTCACTGGTGCGATGTTAAGGAAAGCTGGGATGCGGAACTACATCCTCTCACCTCTGCGGATGTTATTGTTGAGCATGCATTACAACACCCTGCCAAGACAGTGGTCATCACAGGTGGTGAGCCCTTGCTCTATAACCTGACCTACCTGACGCAAAAGCTGAAAGAAGCAGGCATCAAGATTTTCTTGGAAACATCCGGTGCTTATCCCTTGACTGGATATTGGGACTGGATCTGTCTTTCTCCAAAGAAATTCAAGGGTCCAAGGGAAGATGTGTTGAGCGCTGCTGGCGAGTTGAAAGTCATTGTGTTTAACAAAAGTGATTTCCAATGGGCTGAGGACCATGCAAAATTCGTTAACGCTAATTGCAAATTATATCTACAACCAGAATGGTCAAAGGCAGCTGAAATGACGCCCTTGATTATTGACTATGTAAAGGATAATCCGAAATGGGAAATCTCGCTGCAGACGCATAAGTATTTGAATATTCCTTAG
- a CDS encoding Gfo/Idh/MocA family protein produces MAVDVPGVHKVRDAVKVAKDKKLNLVSGYCFRYSEPNRELAKLVHAGNIGDIYSISTFRLGGELTEKPRQPDWNDLTYQLYNWFFYQRYSGDIIVEQTVHSIDFMNWMLNRGMPKTVSGTGGRQSKPWDKYGNVYDHFAIEFDYGDGVKGFHFGRQQNGTQPRNSVEAVGTKGNMNVGILSSYEIKGQNPWKYSGKMNNMYQTQHDELFRAIRNKEVINDGDFMADSTLLAVWAREAAYTGKIISLDEIENSTKTYGPSSEEYSWEMEIDNARIPRPGLAT; encoded by the coding sequence ATGGCTGTAGATGTACCAGGCGTACATAAAGTCCGTGATGCTGTAAAAGTAGCAAAAGATAAAAAGCTAAACCTGGTTTCTGGATACTGTTTCCGCTATTCTGAACCAAATAGAGAATTGGCAAAACTAGTCCATGCAGGTAATATTGGCGATATATATTCTATCAGCACATTCAGATTGGGTGGTGAATTGACCGAAAAACCTAGACAGCCAGATTGGAACGACCTGACGTATCAATTGTACAATTGGTTTTTCTATCAACGCTATTCCGGAGATATTATCGTTGAACAGACCGTCCACAGTATAGATTTTATGAATTGGATGCTGAATAGGGGAATGCCTAAAACAGTCTCTGGAACCGGAGGTAGACAGTCGAAACCATGGGATAAATACGGAAATGTATATGATCATTTCGCCATTGAATTCGACTATGGCGATGGCGTTAAAGGATTCCACTTCGGAAGACAACAGAACGGGACACAACCTCGTAATTCTGTCGAAGCCGTGGGAACTAAAGGAAATATGAACGTCGGTATCTTGAGCAGCTATGAGATCAAAGGTCAAAACCCATGGAAATATAGCGGCAAAATGAACAATATGTACCAAACTCAGCACGACGAGCTGTTCAGGGCAATCAGAAATAAAGAAGTGATCAATGATGGTGACTTTATGGCGGATTCAACCTTGTTGGCAGTATGGGCAAGAGAAGCGGCATACACTGGGAAAATAATCTCATTGGATGAAATCGAAAATTCAACCAAAACATATGGACCTAGTTCTGAAGAATACTCTTGGGAGATGGAAATTGATAATGCACGTATACCTAGACCTGGGTTGGCAACATAA
- the rplT gene encoding 50S ribosomal protein L20 codes for MPRSVNAVASRRRRKRILKLAKGYYGSRSKVYTIAKNTVEKGLQYAYRDRKTKKREFRALWIQRINAGARQHGISYSQLIGKLNAKNIGLNRKVLADLALNNPEAFKAVVDAVK; via the coding sequence ATGCCACGTTCGGTTAACGCAGTTGCTTCTAGAAGAAGACGTAAAAGAATCCTTAAATTAGCTAAAGGCTATTATGGATCTCGTAGCAAAGTATATACTATTGCTAAAAATACAGTAGAAAAAGGTTTACAGTACGCTTACCGCGACCGTAAAACCAAAAAACGCGAGTTTAGAGCTTTATGGATACAACGTATCAACGCTGGAGCTCGTCAACACGGAATCTCGTATTCTCAGTTGATCGGTAAATTAAACGCTAAAAACATCGGCTTGAACCGTAAGGTATTAGCTGATTTAGCTTTAAACAATCCAGAAGCTTTCAAAGCAGTTGTAGACGCAGTAAAATAA
- a CDS encoding Gfo/Idh/MocA family protein encodes MDRRNFIKNGGILLGATSLDFSKTNLDIKKKIKVGLIGCGGRGTGAAFQALEADPDVEIVALADIFPAQLEAALASLKEAHKDRVNVPEKRKYIGFDAYKKLIASNVDVVLLTSPPSFRPDHLAEAVKEGKHIFLRKTNGCRCTRRT; translated from the coding sequence ATGGACCGAAGAAATTTTATTAAAAATGGTGGCATCCTGCTCGGTGCTACATCTTTAGACTTCTCCAAAACAAACCTAGACATCAAGAAAAAAATAAAAGTCGGACTAATTGGGTGTGGAGGTCGTGGGACCGGAGCTGCTTTTCAAGCATTGGAAGCAGATCCAGATGTGGAAATTGTAGCTCTGGCAGATATTTTCCCAGCGCAATTAGAAGCGGCATTGGCTTCCCTAAAAGAAGCTCATAAAGATCGCGTTAATGTCCCTGAAAAAAGGAAATATATCGGATTTGATGCCTATAAAAAATTAATAGCATCGAATGTGGATGTCGTCCTGTTGACATCGCCGCCAAGCTTTAGACCCGACCACCTCGCAGAAGCCGTAAAAGAAGGAAAACATATTTTTCTGCGAAAAACCAATGGCTGTAGATGTACCAGGCGTACATAA
- a CDS encoding GIY-YIG nuclease family protein produces MLTNYKRTVLYTGVTNNLKRRILEHQFDNNIGIHLRNVTKYSI; encoded by the coding sequence ATGCTGACCAATTATAAAAGAACAGTTTTATACACTGGTGTCACTAATAATTTAAAAAGAAGAATTTTAGAACATCAATTTGACAACAATATTGGAATTCATTTACGAAACGTTACAAAGTATTCTATCTAG
- a CDS encoding DUF819 family protein — translation MKNYLFSQQNNNYYDFMQIPDTEAAPLIENTTVVFGLLMTILGLVFYTSSLSNKYIKGFYNFIPPLLLCYFLPGLLNSFNIIDGENSPLTTIGSRYFLPACLILFVLSLDLKEMWSLRKRAGLMFITGTVGIVLGGPLAVYLTALVAPDVVGGAGPDEVWRGLGSLAGSWIGGSANQVALKEILQPSPNLFSSIIAVDVFVAYIWMAFLLYGASKYKAFDKFFKADSEDVEHLKAKMDEKVKTNSRIPETKDLMIMVGISIWWNRIGNIIS, via the coding sequence TTGAAAAATTATCTATTTTCACAGCAAAATAACAATTATTACGATTTTATGCAAATACCCGATACAGAAGCTGCCCCGTTAATTGAGAATACCACAGTGGTGTTTGGTCTATTAATGACCATCTTAGGTTTGGTTTTTTATACCTCCAGCCTATCGAATAAATATATCAAGGGATTTTACAATTTTATACCGCCTTTGTTACTTTGTTATTTCTTGCCTGGTCTGTTGAATTCCTTCAACATCATCGACGGTGAGAACTCCCCTTTGACCACGATTGGCAGCCGTTATTTTCTGCCTGCCTGTTTGATATTATTTGTTTTGAGCTTAGACCTTAAGGAGATGTGGTCCTTAAGGAAGCGAGCTGGCCTTATGTTTATTACTGGTACGGTTGGTATCGTTCTAGGAGGGCCTTTGGCAGTTTATTTAACGGCTCTGGTTGCACCAGATGTTGTTGGTGGTGCTGGCCCGGATGAGGTTTGGCGCGGCTTAGGTTCATTGGCGGGATCATGGATCGGCGGGAGTGCCAATCAAGTAGCGCTAAAAGAGATTTTGCAACCCTCCCCTAACCTATTTTCATCAATTATTGCTGTTGATGTTTTTGTAGCATATATCTGGATGGCCTTCTTACTATATGGTGCGAGTAAATACAAAGCATTTGACAAGTTTTTCAAAGCCGATTCAGAGGATGTAGAACATTTGAAGGCTAAAATGGACGAGAAGGTGAAGACCAATAGCCGAATTCCTGAGACTAAGGATCTTATGATCATGGTTGGCATTAGCATTTGGTGGAACAGGATTGGCAACATTATTAGCTGA
- a CDS encoding Gfo/Idh/MocA family protein gives MTGKIKILVVGCGNMGASHAQAYHEMEEFEIVGLVSRGDSKLLLNEKLNSNYPLYDDYASALVLTKPDAVCISTYPDTHEEYAIKAFEAGAHVFIEKPLADTVLGAQKVVDAAIAADKKLVVGYILRHHPSWIKFIELGRSMGYPLVMRMNLNQQSHGYMWDVHRNLMKSLSPIVDCGVHYIDVMCQMTNANPVSVSAIGARLTDDIPKDNYNYGQLQIRFDDGSVGWYEAGWGPMISETAFFVKDVIGPKGCVSIIAKDASKEGKSDSVESHSKTESLKVHYADINEQNEFIRNDEWVDLTDEPDHQELCNREQQFFLQAITEDLDLSKSMQDAVNSLQIAIACDESVKSGAIIKL, from the coding sequence ATGACGGGAAAAATCAAGATTTTAGTGGTAGGCTGTGGAAACATGGGGGCTTCTCATGCACAAGCCTATCATGAAATGGAAGAATTTGAAATAGTGGGACTGGTTTCTAGAGGAGATAGTAAATTGTTGTTGAATGAAAAATTAAACAGTAACTATCCGCTCTATGATGATTATGCCTCAGCATTGGTATTGACAAAACCAGATGCGGTCTGTATTTCGACGTATCCAGATACGCATGAAGAATATGCCATAAAAGCTTTTGAAGCTGGTGCGCATGTATTTATAGAAAAACCTCTTGCAGATACTGTTTTGGGAGCGCAAAAGGTCGTCGATGCTGCAATCGCAGCAGATAAGAAATTGGTCGTAGGATACATTTTGAGACATCACCCTTCTTGGATTAAATTCATAGAATTGGGGAGGTCAATGGGCTATCCTTTAGTTATGCGAATGAACCTCAACCAACAGAGCCATGGATATATGTGGGATGTTCATCGTAACCTGATGAAAAGCCTCAGTCCGATTGTGGATTGTGGAGTACACTATATCGATGTCATGTGTCAAATGACAAACGCAAATCCAGTTTCGGTTTCTGCAATTGGAGCACGCCTTACGGATGATATCCCAAAAGACAACTATAACTATGGGCAATTGCAAATCAGATTTGATGATGGTAGCGTAGGGTGGTATGAAGCAGGATGGGGACCCATGATCAGCGAAACAGCTTTCTTCGTGAAAGATGTGATCGGTCCTAAAGGATGTGTATCCATCATCGCAAAAGATGCCAGCAAAGAAGGGAAATCTGATTCCGTAGAATCGCACTCAAAAACGGAATCCCTAAAAGTTCACTATGCAGACATCAATGAACAAAACGAATTTATACGTAATGACGAATGGGTTGATTTAACGGATGAACCGGACCATCAAGAACTCTGTAACCGAGAACAGCAATTCTTTTTACAAGCGATCACAGAAGACCTGGATCTGAGCAAATCGATGCAAGATGCTGTAAACAGTTTACAGATCGCCATTGCATGTGATGAATCTGTAAAATCAGGAGCCATAATTAAATTATAA
- a CDS encoding DUF819 family protein, with translation MALAFGGTGLATLLADPIATFMATNYPETEKFSLTNSFFWLILFATIFGISCSFTSARKLEYAGASKIGTVLLYVLITTIGMQMNILAILDNPGLFIVGIIWISFHALLLLIVGKIFKVPFFYYGVGSMANVGGVASASVISAAFHPSLISVGVILSVFSYAIGTYAGWLTALLMKIASGM, from the coding sequence TTGGCATTAGCATTTGGTGGAACAGGATTGGCAACATTATTAGCTGACCCTATTGCTACATTTATGGCAACTAATTATCCAGAAACCGAGAAATTTTCGTTGACTAACAGTTTCTTTTGGTTGATTTTGTTCGCTACCATTTTTGGGATCAGTTGTTCATTTACATCCGCAAGAAAATTAGAATATGCAGGAGCTTCGAAAATTGGGACCGTTTTATTGTATGTCTTGATCACTACAATTGGCATGCAGATGAATATATTAGCTATTCTTGATAACCCAGGTTTATTTATCGTTGGGATTATTTGGATTAGTTTCCATGCATTGCTGTTATTGATAGTAGGAAAAATATTTAAAGTTCCGTTTTTCTATTATGGTGTTGGTAGTATGGCCAATGTTGGAGGAGTAGCTTCAGCTTCGGTTATTTCGGCTGCTTTTCACCCTTCATTAATCTCAGTAGGTGTAATCCTTTCAGTATTTAGCTATGCCATAGGCACCTATGCAGGCTGGTTGACAGCTTTACTTATGAAAATAGCTTCAGGAATGTAG
- the rpmI gene encoding 50S ribosomal protein L35 — MPKVKTNSSAKKRFKLTGTGKIARKNAFKSHILTKKTTKQKRNLTTTSYVSDADSGNVKRMLAIGK; from the coding sequence ATGCCAAAAGTTAAAACCAATTCCAGCGCTAAGAAACGTTTCAAATTGACTGGAACAGGTAAAATAGCAAGAAAAAACGCTTTCAAAAGCCACATCTTGACTAAGAAAACTACTAAACAAAAACGTAACTTAACTACTACTAGTTATGTAAGCGATGCAGATTCAGGCAACGTAAAACGTATGCTTGCTATCGGTAAATAA